A window of the Synechococcus sp. M16.1 genome harbors these coding sequences:
- the rpoB gene encoding DNA-directed RNA polymerase subunit beta gives MSSSAIQVAKTATYLPDLVEVQRASFKWFLDQGLIEELESFSPITDYTGKLELHFIGSEYRLKRPRHDVEEAKRRDATFASQMYVTCRLVNKETGEIKEQEVFIGELPLMTERGTFIINGAERVIVNQIVRSPGVYFKDEMDKNGRRTYNASVIPNRGAWLKFETDKNDLLHVRVDKTRKINAHVLMRAMGLSDNDVLDKLRHPEFYKKSIDAANDEGISSEDQALLELYKKLRPGEPPSVSGGQQLLQTRFFDPKRYDLGRVGRYKINKKLRLTIPDTVRTLTHEDVLSTLDYLINLELDVGGASLDDIDHLGNRRVRSVGELLQNQVRVGLNRLERIIKERMTVGETDSLTPAQLVNPKPLVAAIKEFFGSSQLSQFMDQTNPLAELTHKRRISALGPGGLTRERAGFAVRDIHPSHYGRLCPIETPEGPNAGLINSLATHARVNEYGFIETPFWKVENGVVLKDGDPIYLSADREDEVRVAPGDVATEDDGRISADLIPVRYRQDFEKVPPEQVDYVALSPVQVISVATSLIPFLEHDDANRALMGSNMQRQAVPLLRPERALVGTGLETQVARDSGMVPISRVNGTVTYVDANAIVVQDEDGNDHTHFLQKYQRSNQDTCLNQRPIVRCGDPVIVGQVMADGSACEGGEIALGQNVLIAYMPWEGYNYEDALLVSERLVTDDLYTSVHIEKYEIEARQTKLGPEEITREIPNVAEESLGNLDEMGIIRVGAFVESGDILVGKVTPKGESDQPPEEKLLRAIFGEKARDVRDNSLRVPGTERGRVVDVRIYTREQGDELPPGANMVVRVYVAQRRKIQVGDKMAGRHGNKGIISRILPREDMPYLPDGTPVDIVLNPLGVPSRMNVGQVFELLMGWAASNLDCRVRIVPFDEMHGAEKSQQTVETFLKEAAKQPGKGWVYDPEDPGKLQLRDGRTGLPFDQPVAVGYSHFLKLVHLVDDKIHARSTGPYSLVTQQPLGGKAQQGGQRLGEMEVWALEAYGAAYTLQELLTVKSDDMQGRNEALNAIVKGKPIPRPGTPESFKVLMRELQSLGLDIAVYTDEGKEVDLMQDVNPRRSTPSRPTYESLGVADYDED, from the coding sequence ATGAGCAGCAGCGCGATTCAGGTCGCCAAGACCGCCACCTACCTCCCTGATCTGGTGGAGGTGCAGCGGGCCAGCTTTAAGTGGTTTTTGGATCAAGGTCTGATCGAGGAGCTGGAAAGCTTCTCTCCGATCACGGATTACACCGGCAAGCTGGAGCTGCACTTCATCGGTAGCGAGTACCGCCTGAAGCGCCCCCGCCACGATGTGGAAGAGGCCAAGCGCCGTGATGCGACCTTCGCGTCACAGATGTATGTGACCTGCCGCCTGGTCAACAAGGAGACCGGTGAGATCAAGGAGCAGGAGGTGTTCATCGGCGAACTGCCGCTGATGACCGAGCGCGGCACCTTCATCATCAACGGCGCTGAGCGTGTGATCGTGAACCAGATCGTGCGCAGCCCCGGTGTCTATTTCAAGGATGAAATGGACAAGAACGGCCGGCGCACCTACAACGCCAGCGTCATCCCCAACCGGGGTGCCTGGCTGAAGTTTGAAACAGATAAAAACGACTTGCTCCACGTTCGTGTGGACAAGACCCGCAAGATCAACGCGCACGTGCTCATGCGTGCCATGGGTCTGTCTGACAACGACGTGCTCGACAAGCTGCGTCACCCCGAGTTCTACAAGAAGTCGATTGATGCCGCCAACGACGAGGGCATCAGTTCGGAAGACCAAGCGCTGCTTGAGCTCTACAAGAAGCTGCGTCCGGGTGAACCCCCCTCAGTGAGTGGCGGTCAGCAGCTGCTGCAGACCCGTTTCTTCGATCCCAAGCGCTACGACCTCGGTCGGGTCGGCCGCTACAAGATCAACAAGAAGCTGCGCCTCACCATCCCCGACACGGTGCGCACCCTCACCCATGAGGACGTGCTCTCCACGCTCGATTACCTGATCAACCTGGAACTGGATGTCGGCGGCGCCAGCCTCGACGACATCGATCACCTCGGCAACCGCCGCGTGCGTTCCGTGGGCGAACTCCTGCAGAACCAGGTTCGGGTGGGTCTGAACCGTCTTGAGCGGATCATCAAGGAACGGATGACCGTCGGCGAAACCGATTCGCTGACCCCGGCCCAGTTGGTGAACCCCAAGCCCCTGGTGGCGGCGATCAAGGAGTTCTTCGGCTCCAGTCAGCTGAGCCAGTTCATGGACCAGACCAACCCTCTGGCTGAGCTCACCCACAAGCGCCGCATCTCGGCCCTTGGACCCGGCGGTCTCACCCGTGAGCGTGCCGGCTTCGCCGTCCGCGACATTCACCCCTCCCACTACGGCCGTCTCTGCCCGATTGAGACGCCGGAAGGCCCCAACGCTGGTCTGATCAACTCCTTGGCCACCCATGCCCGGGTCAACGAGTACGGCTTCATCGAAACGCCGTTCTGGAAGGTGGAGAACGGTGTCGTTCTGAAGGATGGCGATCCGATCTACCTGTCTGCCGACCGGGAAGACGAAGTGCGCGTCGCCCCTGGTGACGTGGCCACCGAGGATGACGGCCGGATCTCGGCGGATCTGATTCCTGTGCGTTACCGCCAGGACTTCGAGAAGGTCCCCCCTGAGCAGGTCGACTATGTCGCCCTTTCACCGGTGCAGGTGATCTCCGTGGCAACGTCCCTGATTCCCTTCCTGGAGCACGACGACGCCAACCGCGCCCTGATGGGCTCCAACATGCAGCGTCAGGCTGTGCCGTTGCTGCGTCCTGAGCGTGCCCTGGTGGGCACCGGCCTGGAAACCCAGGTGGCCCGCGACTCCGGCATGGTGCCGATCTCCCGGGTGAATGGCACCGTCACCTATGTGGATGCCAACGCCATCGTTGTTCAGGACGAGGACGGCAACGACCACACCCATTTCCTGCAGAAGTATCAGCGCTCCAACCAGGACACCTGCCTGAACCAGCGCCCGATTGTCCGCTGCGGTGATCCGGTGATTGTCGGCCAGGTGATGGCGGATGGTTCCGCCTGTGAAGGCGGTGAGATCGCTCTGGGTCAGAACGTTCTGATCGCTTACATGCCCTGGGAGGGTTACAACTACGAGGACGCGCTGCTGGTCAGCGAGCGTCTGGTCACCGACGACCTCTACACCTCGGTTCACATCGAGAAGTACGAGATCGAAGCCCGTCAGACCAAGCTTGGACCTGAAGAGATCACCCGCGAAATTCCCAACGTCGCTGAGGAAAGCCTGGGCAACCTCGACGAGATGGGCATCATCCGCGTGGGTGCTTTCGTTGAAAGCGGCGACATCCTCGTGGGCAAGGTGACGCCCAAGGGTGAATCCGATCAGCCGCCGGAAGAGAAGCTTCTGCGCGCGATCTTCGGTGAGAAGGCGCGCGACGTGCGCGACAACTCCCTCCGGGTGCCCGGCACCGAGCGTGGCCGCGTTGTGGATGTGCGCATCTACACCCGTGAACAGGGTGATGAGCTGCCCCCCGGCGCCAACATGGTGGTGCGGGTGTATGTGGCCCAGCGCCGCAAGATCCAGGTCGGCGACAAGATGGCTGGCCGCCACGGCAACAAGGGCATCATCAGCCGCATCCTTCCTCGGGAGGACATGCCCTATCTGCCCGACGGCACCCCGGTCGACATTGTCCTCAACCCCCTGGGTGTGCCGAGCCGGATGAATGTGGGTCAGGTGTTCGAGCTGCTGATGGGTTGGGCCGCGTCCAACCTGGATTGCCGCGTGCGCATCGTTCCCTTCGATGAGATGCACGGTGCTGAGAAGTCCCAGCAGACCGTCGAGACCTTCCTCAAGGAAGCCGCCAAGCAGCCCGGCAAGGGTTGGGTGTACGACCCTGAGGATCCCGGCAAGCTGCAGCTGAGGGATGGCCGCACCGGTCTGCCCTTCGATCAGCCCGTGGCCGTGGGTTACTCCCACTTCCTCAAGCTGGTTCACCTGGTGGACGACAAGATTCACGCCCGTTCCACCGGCCCCTACTCCCTGGTCACCCAGCAGCCCCTGGGCGGTAAGGCACAGCAAGGTGGTCAGCGTCTGGGTGAGATGGAGGTGTGGGCCCTCGAGGCCTATGGCGCCGCATACACCCTGCAGGAACTGCTCACGGTCAAGTCCGACGACATGCAGGGCCGCAACGAAGCCCTCAACGCCATCGTCAAGGGCAAGCCGATTCCCCGCCCGGGTACACCGGAATCCTTCAAGGTGCTGATGCGCGAGCTTCAGTCCCTGGGTCTGGACATCGCCGTCTACACCGACGAAGGCAAGGAAGTGGATCTGATGCAGGACGTGAACCCACGTCGCAGCACCCCCAGCAGGCCCACCTACGAATCCCTCGGCGTCGCGGATTACGACGAGGACTGA
- a CDS encoding TatD family hydrolase: MSPTPTLIDSHCHIVFRNFDDDLDEVASRWREAGVGALLHACVEPSEIPAIRALADRFPEMRYSVGVHPLDTEHWRDDTVAVLRRAALEDDRVVAIGELGLDLFRDKNLEEQLAVLRPQLDLAVELNLPVIIHCRDAAEPMLEELRARKAQGRCPGGVMHCWGGTPDEMHQFLELGFYISFSGTVTFPKAESTHDCARQVPEDRFLVETDCPFLAPVPRRGKRNEPAFVASVATRVAELRGVDLDSVACSSTANARRLFGLP; encoded by the coding sequence GTGTCCCCCACCCCGACGTTGATTGACAGCCACTGTCACATCGTCTTCCGCAACTTTGACGACGACCTCGATGAGGTGGCTTCACGCTGGCGTGAGGCTGGGGTTGGTGCACTGCTGCACGCCTGCGTCGAACCCTCCGAAATACCGGCGATCCGCGCCCTGGCGGATCGATTCCCGGAGATGCGTTATTCCGTCGGCGTCCATCCACTGGACACCGAGCATTGGCGGGATGACACGGTGGCGGTGCTGCGCCGGGCAGCTCTGGAGGATGATCGGGTGGTCGCCATCGGCGAACTCGGCCTCGATCTCTTTCGAGACAAGAATCTCGAGGAGCAGCTTGCTGTGCTGCGCCCTCAATTGGACCTGGCGGTTGAGTTGAACCTGCCGGTGATCATTCACTGCCGGGATGCCGCCGAGCCGATGCTGGAGGAACTGCGGGCCCGCAAGGCGCAGGGCCGTTGCCCCGGAGGGGTAATGCATTGCTGGGGCGGTACCCCCGATGAAATGCACCAGTTCCTGGAGCTCGGCTTCTACATCAGCTTCAGCGGCACCGTCACCTTCCCCAAGGCGGAGTCCACCCACGACTGCGCCCGTCAGGTGCCGGAGGATCGTTTCCTGGTGGAAACCGACTGCCCTTTTCTGGCCCCTGTGCCCCGCCGCGGCAAGCGCAATGAGCCGGCCTTCGTGGCTTCCGTTGCCACGCGGGTGGCTGAGCTGCGCGGCGTGGATCTCGACAGCGTGGCCTGCAGCAGCACCGCCAACGCCCGGCGTTTGTTCGGACTCCCTTAA
- the rpsT gene encoding 30S ribosomal protein S20 → MANNKSAKKRIEIAERNRLRNRTYKSSMRTLMKRCFAACDAYSATSGDEAKASVQTSMRAAFSKIDKAVKVGVLHRNNGANQKSRLSAAVRKVLEPAS, encoded by the coding sequence GTGGCCAATAACAAGTCAGCCAAGAAGCGGATTGAGATTGCTGAGCGCAACCGTCTGCGCAACCGCACCTACAAGTCGTCGATGCGCACCCTGATGAAGCGCTGCTTCGCCGCCTGTGACGCCTACAGCGCCACCTCTGGTGATGAAGCCAAGGCCAGCGTGCAGACCTCCATGCGTGCCGCCTTCAGCAAGATCGACAAGGCCGTGAAGGTGGGTGTGCTGCACCGCAACAACGGTGCCAACCAGAAGTCCCGCCTCAGTGCGGCCGTGCGCAAGGTGCTCGAGCCCGCCAGCTGA
- the hisD gene encoding histidinol dehydrogenase, which yields MSQPAVAPLRIVRDLDRAQTELKRLSSRTTQTQQGEARERVEAILTAVRDRGDAAIADFTERFDGFRPEPMAVSPEALEQAWTSLPTNLRDALELAHRRITDFHQRQRPADLAVTGPHGEQLGRRWRPVERAGLYVPGGRAAYPSTVLMNAVPARVAGVKDVVICSPAGRDGAVNPVVLAAAHLAGVKTVFRLGGAQAVAAMAYGSESVPKVDVISGPGNLYVTLAKQAVYGQVAIDSLAGPSEVLVIADHSAKPDQVAADLLAQAEHDPLAAAVLITTDPALADGINAAVAEQLADHPRQEICEAALRDWGLVVVCDDLESCARLSDSFAPEHLELLVERPEPLADRIQNAGAIFLGPWSPEAVGDYLAGPNHTLPTCGAARFSGALSVETFMRHTSLIGFNRAALEATGSAVQELATSEGLHSHAESVRRRLS from the coding sequence GTGAGCCAGCCGGCCGTTGCTCCCCTTCGCATCGTGCGGGATCTGGACCGGGCCCAGACGGAGCTGAAACGGTTGTCGAGCCGCACCACACAAACCCAGCAGGGTGAAGCCCGTGAGCGGGTTGAAGCCATTCTCACAGCGGTGCGCGACCGCGGTGATGCCGCCATTGCCGACTTCACCGAACGGTTCGATGGCTTCCGGCCCGAACCAATGGCGGTGTCCCCCGAGGCCCTCGAACAGGCCTGGACGTCGCTGCCGACCAACCTGCGGGATGCCCTAGAGCTGGCCCATCGCCGCATCACCGACTTCCACCAACGCCAACGTCCCGCCGATCTGGCGGTGACGGGCCCCCACGGCGAACAGCTTGGGCGGCGCTGGCGGCCGGTGGAGCGGGCGGGTCTCTACGTGCCCGGAGGACGGGCGGCTTACCCCAGCACCGTGCTGATGAATGCGGTGCCAGCCCGGGTCGCCGGCGTCAAAGACGTGGTGATCTGTTCCCCCGCCGGACGTGATGGTGCGGTGAACCCCGTGGTGCTGGCAGCGGCCCACCTGGCCGGCGTGAAAACGGTGTTCCGCCTCGGAGGTGCTCAGGCTGTTGCCGCCATGGCCTACGGCAGCGAGAGCGTGCCCAAGGTGGACGTGATCAGTGGCCCCGGAAACCTCTACGTCACCCTTGCGAAACAGGCGGTGTACGGCCAGGTGGCCATCGATTCCCTGGCGGGACCAAGCGAAGTGCTGGTGATCGCCGACCACTCCGCCAAGCCCGATCAGGTGGCAGCGGATCTGTTGGCGCAGGCGGAGCACGACCCCCTGGCGGCGGCGGTGCTGATCACCACCGACCCTGCACTGGCCGACGGGATCAACGCCGCAGTGGCCGAACAGCTGGCCGATCACCCCCGCCAGGAGATCTGCGAAGCCGCTCTGCGGGACTGGGGGCTGGTGGTGGTCTGCGACGACCTCGAGAGCTGTGCCCGCCTCAGCGACAGCTTCGCCCCCGAACACCTGGAGCTGCTGGTGGAGCGGCCCGAACCCCTGGCGGATCGCATTCAGAACGCCGGAGCCATTTTCCTGGGCCCCTGGTCCCCAGAAGCGGTGGGGGATTACCTGGCAGGCCCAAACCACACGCTGCCCACCTGTGGAGCCGCGCGTTTCAGCGGGGCCCTCAGTGTTGAGACCTTCATGCGCCACACCTCGCTGATCGGTTTCAACCGGGCCGCCCTGGAAGCAACGGGTTCAGCTGTGCAGGAGCTGGCCACCAGTGAAGGCTTGCACAGCCACGCTGAATCGGTGCGACGGCGCCTCAGCTGA
- the rpiA gene encoding ribose-5-phosphate isomerase RpiA — MADLQTQMKQAVADAAVEQIKDGMVLGLGSGSTAALMIQGLGAKLASGELKDIVGVTTSFQGEVLAAELNIPLLSLNAVSRIDLAIDGADEVDPCFQLIKGGGACHVQEKLVAARADRFVVVVDSTKLVDRLNLGFLLPVEVLPGAWRQVKQQLEALGGSAELRMAQRKAGPVVTDQGNLVLDAKLDGGISDPVALEQTINNIPGVLENGLFVNITDEVLVGEITDGVAGVRSLEKRLS, encoded by the coding sequence ATGGCTGATCTACAGACCCAGATGAAGCAGGCGGTGGCTGATGCCGCCGTGGAACAGATCAAGGACGGCATGGTGCTGGGCCTGGGATCAGGCTCCACCGCCGCTCTGATGATTCAGGGCCTGGGGGCCAAGCTCGCCAGCGGAGAACTCAAAGACATCGTCGGTGTCACCACGTCCTTCCAAGGAGAGGTTCTGGCCGCTGAGCTCAACATTCCCCTGCTCAGTCTCAACGCCGTCAGCCGGATTGATCTGGCCATCGATGGTGCCGACGAAGTCGACCCTTGCTTCCAATTGATCAAGGGTGGTGGCGCATGCCACGTGCAGGAGAAACTCGTGGCGGCACGGGCGGATCGGTTTGTGGTGGTGGTGGACTCCACCAAGCTGGTGGACCGTCTCAACCTCGGTTTTCTGCTGCCGGTGGAAGTGCTCCCCGGGGCCTGGCGCCAGGTGAAGCAGCAGCTTGAAGCCCTCGGGGGCAGCGCTGAGCTGCGCATGGCCCAGCGCAAGGCCGGCCCTGTGGTTACCGATCAGGGCAACCTGGTGCTGGACGCCAAGCTCGACGGCGGCATCAGCGATCCAGTGGCCCTGGAGCAGACGATCAACAACATTCCCGGTGTGCTGGAGAACGGCCTGTTCGTCAACATCACCGATGAGGTGTTGGTCGGTGAGATCACCGATGGTGTGGCGGGTGTCCGCAGCCTGGAGAAGCGCCTCAGCTGA
- a CDS encoding trypsin-like peptidase domain-containing protein produces the protein MAVAVLVGEGDSAQALEHSFVADAVQRVAPAVVRIDTERTVERQPFDPTLLDPLLRDLLGDPPAGPERERGQGSGVVIDAKGLVLTNAHVVDRVESVSVTLADGEQRDGRVVGTDAVTDLALVRLEGDRLPPRAPLGDSEAMQVGDWAIALGTPFGLERTVTLGIVSSLHRNINSLGFADKRLELIQTDAAINPGNSGGPLVNGDGQVIGINTLVRSGPGAGLGFAIPINLARRVADQLQQQGEVVHPYIGLQLVALTPRIAREHNKDPNALVQLPERSGALVQAVLPDGPAEKAGLRRGDLLITVDERDISDPQALLEVVDAAAIDVPLPLKVLRAGRELTLSVKPEPLPGMA, from the coding sequence ATGGCCGTAGCGGTTCTGGTCGGTGAAGGTGACTCAGCGCAGGCCCTGGAGCACAGCTTTGTGGCCGATGCCGTTCAGCGGGTGGCGCCGGCGGTGGTTCGGATCGACACCGAGCGCACCGTGGAACGTCAGCCGTTTGACCCCACGCTGCTTGATCCCCTGCTGCGGGACCTGCTGGGGGACCCTCCGGCAGGTCCGGAGCGGGAACGGGGGCAAGGCTCTGGTGTGGTGATCGATGCCAAGGGCCTTGTGCTCACCAATGCCCATGTGGTGGATCGGGTGGAGTCCGTCAGCGTCACCCTGGCCGACGGGGAACAGCGGGATGGACGGGTGGTGGGCACCGATGCGGTGACAGACCTGGCCTTGGTGCGTCTCGAGGGCGATCGACTGCCGCCACGGGCTCCCCTTGGTGATTCGGAAGCCATGCAGGTGGGCGATTGGGCGATCGCCCTCGGCACCCCGTTCGGATTGGAACGCACGGTGACCCTGGGCATCGTCAGCAGCCTGCACCGCAACATCAATAGCCTTGGCTTCGCCGACAAACGGCTGGAACTCATTCAGACCGACGCTGCCATCAACCCCGGTAATTCCGGTGGGCCGTTGGTGAACGGCGATGGCCAGGTGATTGGCATCAACACCCTTGTGCGGTCGGGCCCTGGGGCCGGCCTCGGTTTTGCCATCCCGATCAACCTGGCCCGCCGGGTGGCTGATCAGCTCCAGCAGCAGGGTGAAGTGGTGCACCCCTACATCGGTCTGCAACTGGTGGCGCTCACACCGCGCATCGCGCGCGAGCACAACAAGGACCCCAATGCCCTTGTGCAGCTGCCGGAACGCAGCGGTGCCCTGGTGCAAGCCGTGCTGCCCGATGGCCCGGCCGAAAAAGCAGGACTGCGCCGCGGCGATCTGCTGATCACGGTGGATGAGCGCGACATTTCGGATCCTCAGGCGCTGCTCGAGGTGGTGGATGCCGCCGCCATCGATGTTCCCCTGCCTCTGAAAGTGCTGCGGGCTGGCCGCGAGCTCACCCTGTCCGTCAAACCGGAGCCCCTGCCTGGGATGGCCTGA
- the rimP gene encoding ribosome maturation factor RimP, whose amino-acid sequence MPHPLLPDLETLVTDVAASKGFALCGIQLLTHMSPMTLEVQIRHSSGADVSLDDCAGFSGVLGDALEASTLLTDAYVLEISSPGIGDQLSSDRDFETFRGFPVEVHHRDKDDSEQRLEGLLLERDADTLQINIRGRIKRIPRDCVIGVRLTSPGS is encoded by the coding sequence TTGCCTCATCCTCTGCTTCCGGATCTCGAAACGCTGGTCACCGATGTGGCCGCCAGCAAAGGCTTTGCCCTTTGCGGCATTCAGCTGCTCACCCACATGAGCCCGATGACCCTGGAAGTGCAGATCCGCCACAGCAGTGGAGCGGATGTGAGCCTTGATGACTGCGCCGGTTTCAGTGGCGTGCTGGGGGATGCCCTTGAGGCCTCCACCCTGCTCACTGACGCGTATGTTCTGGAGATCAGCAGTCCCGGCATCGGCGACCAGCTGTCCAGCGATCGCGACTTTGAAACCTTCCGTGGGTTCCCCGTGGAGGTTCATCACCGCGACAAGGACGACAGCGAGCAACGCCTGGAGGGCCTCTTGCTCGAACGCGACGCCGACACGCTGCAGATCAACATTCGCGGGCGAATCAAACGGATTCCCCGGGATTGCGTGATCGGTGTCCGCCTCACGAGTCCAGGCAGCTGA
- the nusA gene encoding transcription termination factor NusA, with translation MALVLLPGLSNLIDDISEEKKLPPQVVEAALREALLKGYERYRRTLYIGISEDPFDEEYFSNFDVGLDLEEEGYRVLASKIIVDEVESEDHQIAIAEVMQVADDAQVGDTVVLDVTPEKEDFGRMAAATTKQVLAQKLRDQQRRMIQEEFADLEDPVLTARVIRFERQSVIMAVSSGLGRPEVEAELPRRDQLPNDNYRANATFKVFLKEVSEVPRRGPQLFVSRSNAGLVVYLFENEVPEIQEGSVRIVAVAREANPPSRSVGPRTKVAVDSIEREVDPVGACIGARGSRIQQVVNELRGEKIDVIRWSQDPGQYIANSLSPARVEMVRLVDPVGQHAHVLVPPDQLSLAIGREGQNVRLAARLTGWKIDIKNSTEYDQEAEDAVVAELISQREEEEALQQQAEERLAAEQAARAEEDARLRELYPLPEDEEEYGEQEFSKEEPAEVEASSETEFETEAETTDAAAEADAEPDQEQVR, from the coding sequence ATGGCTCTCGTCCTGCTTCCCGGTCTCAGCAACCTGATCGACGACATCAGCGAAGAGAAGAAGCTGCCGCCCCAGGTGGTGGAGGCGGCCCTGCGGGAGGCCCTGCTGAAGGGCTATGAGCGCTACCGGCGCACCCTTTACATCGGCATCAGCGAAGACCCCTTTGATGAGGAGTACTTCAGCAACTTCGATGTTGGCCTCGACCTTGAGGAGGAGGGCTACCGAGTTCTCGCCAGCAAGATCATTGTTGATGAGGTGGAGAGCGAAGACCACCAGATCGCGATCGCCGAGGTGATGCAGGTGGCCGATGACGCCCAGGTAGGCGACACGGTGGTGCTGGATGTCACCCCAGAGAAAGAGGACTTCGGCCGGATGGCCGCCGCCACCACCAAGCAGGTGCTGGCCCAGAAGCTGCGTGATCAGCAGCGCCGCATGATCCAGGAGGAATTCGCTGATTTGGAGGATCCGGTGCTGACGGCCCGGGTGATCCGCTTCGAGCGCCAATCGGTGATCATGGCGGTCAGCTCAGGCCTCGGCCGTCCGGAAGTGGAGGCTGAACTCCCCCGGCGCGATCAACTGCCCAACGACAACTACCGCGCCAACGCCACCTTCAAGGTGTTCCTGAAAGAGGTGAGCGAAGTGCCCCGCCGGGGACCGCAGCTGTTCGTCAGCCGCTCCAATGCCGGTTTGGTGGTCTACCTGTTCGAAAACGAAGTCCCCGAAATTCAGGAAGGATCCGTTCGGATCGTGGCCGTGGCCCGTGAGGCCAATCCCCCCTCCCGTTCCGTGGGCCCCCGCACCAAGGTGGCCGTCGACAGCATCGAACGCGAGGTGGATCCCGTCGGCGCCTGCATCGGCGCCCGCGGCTCCCGCATTCAGCAGGTGGTGAACGAACTGCGTGGAGAAAAAATCGACGTGATCCGCTGGTCGCAGGATCCAGGCCAGTACATCGCCAACTCCCTCAGCCCCGCTCGGGTGGAAATGGTGCGCCTGGTGGATCCCGTGGGCCAGCACGCCCATGTGCTTGTGCCCCCCGATCAGCTGAGCCTGGCCATCGGACGCGAAGGCCAGAACGTGCGTTTGGCCGCCCGACTCACCGGCTGGAAGATCGACATCAAGAACTCCACCGAATACGACCAAGAGGCAGAGGATGCCGTGGTGGCAGAGCTGATCTCCCAGCGGGAGGAGGAGGAAGCCCTCCAGCAGCAAGCCGAAGAACGACTGGCCGCCGAACAGGCCGCTCGGGCGGAAGAGGATGCACGCCTGCGAGAGCTGTATCCGCTGCCCGAAGACGAAGAGGAGTACGGCGAGCAGGAGTTCTCTAAGGAGGAGCCCGCTGAGGTGGAAGCCAGCAGCGAAACCGAGTTCGAGACCGAGGCTGAAACCACGGACGCAGCGGCTGAGGCCGATGCCGAGCCCGATCAGGAGCAGGTCCGGTGA
- a CDS encoding YlxR family protein yields MSDRPVLRRCVACRQLLDRRQLWRVIRDHQDGVLLDQGMGRSAYLCREENCLEEATRRKRLQKALRCQVPETVLAVLKQRLNQSVGESAEAD; encoded by the coding sequence GTGAGTGACCGCCCCGTCCTGCGTCGCTGCGTGGCCTGCCGCCAACTCTTGGATCGCCGCCAACTCTGGAGGGTGATCCGCGACCATCAGGACGGAGTTCTCCTCGATCAGGGGATGGGCCGTTCGGCCTATCTCTGCCGCGAGGAGAACTGCCTTGAGGAGGCGACCCGTCGCAAGCGTCTGCAGAAAGCCCTGCGTTGTCAGGTGCCCGAAACAGTGCTTGCGGTGTTGAAACAGCGGCTTAACCAAAGCGTTGGTGAATCCGCTGAGGCAGACTGA